Proteins co-encoded in one Acaryochloris thomasi RCC1774 genomic window:
- a CDS encoding ATP-binding protein: MSKLLCHFLIGIPGAGKTTFAHQLLARIPQSVHISPDLIREQLYDDPVIQGDWSAIEHKVQQLFQDAIGREWSVIYDATNAERKWRTSFLRDNTPPPVQWLGWVFQTPVTDCIARNQNRERTVPMDVIIDYAQLLNQFPPTLSEGFCHILDVPLDDQGAVDIEKVLRLIEQHQ, translated from the coding sequence ATGAGTAAGCTACTGTGTCATTTCTTAATTGGGATTCCGGGTGCGGGCAAAACCACCTTTGCTCATCAACTGCTGGCCCGTATTCCTCAGTCTGTTCATATTTCCCCAGATCTGATTCGAGAACAGCTCTACGATGATCCGGTTATTCAGGGGGACTGGTCTGCCATTGAACATAAAGTTCAGCAGCTTTTCCAGGATGCTATTGGGCGAGAGTGGTCTGTGATCTATGACGCCACCAATGCAGAACGCAAGTGGCGCACCAGCTTTTTACGAGATAACACGCCTCCCCCCGTCCAATGGCTTGGCTGGGTGTTTCAAACGCCAGTGACCGACTGCATTGCTCGCAACCAGAATCGTGAGCGTACAGTGCCCATGGACGTGATTATTGACTATGCCCAATTACTCAATCAGTTTCCTCCCACTCTATCTGAGGGCTTTTGCCACATTCTTGATGTTCCCCTCGACGACCAGGGGGCTGTCGATATAGAGAAAGTGCTCCGACTCATTGAGCAGCATCAGTGA
- a CDS encoding glycosyltransferase family 2 protein — translation MNGNVSLIDPPTLRTGTLQVSVVVPLYNEVESVPHLVDAIATTLIQHRLTYEIVAVDDGSKDGTVALLKELAQDRADLRVVLLRRNYGQTAAMSAGFNHARAKIIITLDGDLQNDPQDIPKLLDKLQEGYDVVSGWRKNRQDKALTRRLPSKIANWLIARVTGVSLHDYGCSLKAYRAELVADMNLYGELHRFLPALAAIEGANIAELPVNHHARKYGVSKYGLGRTFRVLMDLLTVYFMKTFLTRPMHAFGWFGLSSTLVGLGIGGYLTYVKIVGQESIGDRPLLTLMVVLVLGGIYLFSFGLLAELVMRTYHESQGRQIYRVREVIEPQQGPD, via the coding sequence AAATGTTTCGCTGATCGATCCTCCAACGCTGCGCACCGGAACGCTGCAGGTTTCGGTGGTGGTGCCGCTATACAACGAGGTGGAGAGTGTGCCGCATTTAGTGGATGCGATCGCAACCACCCTAATCCAGCATCGCCTCACCTACGAAATCGTGGCTGTCGATGACGGCTCCAAAGACGGCACCGTTGCGCTTTTGAAAGAGCTAGCCCAAGATCGCGCTGATTTGCGAGTCGTTTTACTACGCCGCAACTACGGTCAGACCGCCGCTATGTCGGCAGGCTTTAACCACGCCAGAGCCAAAATCATCATCACCCTAGACGGCGATCTGCAGAACGACCCCCAAGATATTCCAAAGCTGCTTGATAAGCTTCAAGAAGGCTATGACGTGGTGAGTGGCTGGCGCAAAAACCGTCAGGACAAAGCCTTGACGCGCCGACTTCCTTCAAAAATCGCCAACTGGCTGATTGCGCGAGTCACCGGCGTCAGCCTCCATGACTACGGCTGTTCTCTCAAAGCCTACCGAGCCGAACTGGTCGCCGACATGAACCTGTACGGAGAGCTGCACCGCTTCTTGCCCGCCCTCGCAGCCATTGAAGGGGCTAATATTGCCGAGCTGCCGGTCAATCATCACGCCCGGAAATATGGCGTTAGCAAGTACGGCCTGGGCCGAACCTTCCGAGTGCTAATGGACCTGCTCACGGTTTACTTCATGAAGACCTTCCTCACCCGCCCAATGCACGCCTTTGGCTGGTTTGGTCTCAGTTCAACGCTCGTTGGGTTGGGCATCGGCGGCTATCTCACCTACGTCAAAATCGTAGGGCAAGAGTCTATTGGCGATCGCCCTCTCCTGACGCTGATGGTCGTGCTGGTTCTAGGCGGCATTTATCTCTTCAGCTTTGGGCTGCTAGCTGAGCTTGTGATGCGGACCTATCACGAGTCTCAAGGGCGACAGATCTATCGCGTACGCGAAGTCATTGAACCGCAACAAGGGCCGGATTAA
- a CDS encoding protein kinase domain-containing protein, which produces MTTLLSCSRGHPNPSSHRFCERCGEQLERAIRPGKVVCDRYRVVEALGQGGFGQTYLVEDSNRFNERCVLKVFAPSVDSPAALEKAKELFNREAEVLYRLEHPQIPRFREWFTELPALYLVQDYVEGQTYQMLLKQRQQPFSESEVASFLRQALPVLDYIHGRGMVHRDISPDNLMRRTCDRKPVLIDFGGVKEITASLGRFGAEAPSGGLTLIGKPGYAPEEQIRLGRVSPASDIYALGVTALVLLVGQEPQDFFDANTCTFKWQPFVNLSPGFAAVLEKMVASHAVKRYRAAAQVLKDLEPLEIADVGNDSRGTLPPDAPNTMPPATAVENPYLTQQTVIAQVQSPGPVAKIGNSLRNGLVKLLQAVVIVAIMITVGALAFGAVYSWLQQSPATSEPTESPEPAPTPPQGFSADEQSRKRELFKRLRATNTGLTYFNQVTNEAFYLEYPRYPRRPLTKGAADAKLRAEWDQVGTEVVDALEAISPSSRQRIGRYGPSTRKGWDVQLRKARVNQAKFYRDVDRQFQQQLTMYRGTELEGKRGEQIWFAIANDRLQQELKER; this is translated from the coding sequence ATGACGACTCTTTTGTCCTGCAGTCGGGGACACCCTAATCCCTCTAGTCACCGCTTTTGTGAGCGATGTGGTGAACAGCTTGAGCGAGCGATTCGCCCTGGGAAGGTGGTTTGCGATCGCTACCGGGTCGTCGAGGCGCTGGGGCAGGGTGGGTTTGGCCAGACTTATCTTGTTGAAGATAGTAATCGCTTCAATGAACGGTGCGTCCTTAAGGTGTTTGCGCCATCCGTGGATAGTCCTGCGGCTCTGGAGAAGGCGAAGGAGCTATTTAATCGGGAGGCGGAGGTTTTATATCGCCTTGAGCATCCGCAGATTCCGAGGTTTAGGGAATGGTTTACGGAGCTGCCTGCTCTATATCTGGTGCAGGACTACGTTGAGGGCCAAACCTATCAGATGCTGCTCAAGCAGCGACAGCAGCCTTTCTCTGAGTCTGAGGTGGCCAGCTTCCTCCGGCAGGCGTTGCCGGTGCTGGACTATATCCACGGTCGGGGGATGGTTCACCGTGATATTTCTCCTGATAATTTGATGCGGCGGACTTGCGATCGCAAACCCGTCCTAATCGACTTTGGCGGGGTCAAAGAAATTACTGCCAGCTTGGGTCGCTTTGGGGCAGAGGCACCGAGTGGAGGGCTGACCCTAATCGGCAAACCGGGCTATGCCCCTGAAGAGCAGATTCGACTGGGCCGTGTCTCACCCGCCAGCGACATTTACGCTCTGGGCGTCACCGCCCTCGTGCTGCTCGTGGGGCAAGAGCCACAGGACTTTTTTGATGCCAATACCTGCACCTTTAAGTGGCAGCCGTTCGTCAATCTCAGCCCAGGCTTTGCTGCCGTACTGGAAAAAATGGTGGCCTCCCATGCTGTTAAGCGCTACCGAGCTGCGGCTCAAGTCCTGAAAGACTTAGAACCCTTAGAAATTGCTGATGTCGGCAACGATTCACGGGGGACTTTGCCGCCTGATGCTCCAAACACTATGCCTCCGGCAACGGCGGTGGAGAACCCGTACCTGACCCAGCAGACTGTTATTGCTCAAGTTCAGAGTCCTGGTCCTGTCGCGAAGATCGGCAATAGTCTCCGTAATGGATTGGTCAAACTTCTGCAAGCCGTTGTGATTGTTGCCATCATGATTACGGTGGGTGCGCTGGCCTTTGGTGCGGTGTATAGCTGGCTGCAGCAGTCCCCCGCGACGTCTGAGCCGACCGAAAGCCCCGAGCCTGCACCGACGCCACCTCAAGGCTTTTCGGCAGATGAGCAGAGTCGCAAGCGAGAGCTGTTCAAGCGTTTGAGAGCAACGAATACCGGTCTGACCTACTTCAATCAGGTGACCAACGAGGCTTTTTATTTGGAGTATCCGCGTTATCCTCGACGCCCGTTAACGAAAGGTGCTGCCGATGCCAAGTTAAGAGCTGAGTGGGATCAGGTGGGAACGGAGGTTGTGGATGCTCTAGAAGCGATTAGCCCTTCGTCTCGCCAGCGCATCGGACGCTATGGTCCCTCTACTCGAAAAGGCTGGGATGTACAGTTGCGTAAGGCGCGAGTTAATCAAGCTAAGTTCTATCGTGATGTTGATCGACAGTTTCAGCAGCAGCTAACCATGTATCGGGGGACGGAGCTGGAGGGAAAGCGAGGGGAGCAAATTTGGTTTGCGATCGCAAACGATCGACTCCAGCAAGAATTAAAAGAGCGGTAG
- a CDS encoding class I SAM-dependent methyltransferase has translation MDLDSVEKTEHSSIGPVQKALLILTTALQGQNYLGAWYIPMLFKLVPQKFHRKLAFNVLAISPHYYRLHEKPEGMSRDQFIQSAHETSINSRQLVARKYIQPHLNTDMLVLDYGCGPGYLASEVSKHCQQVTAIDISSGVIACAKAIHHKSNIQFRVIEANDLSSIPDSSLDLVYSTAVMLHVRDDVCRQILSEFMRVLKPEGKAICEFLTTQGRSTDGLPTNHNGSEQSRSLLKNVKEKYSLLVVPRPLSLIEEIITGVGFEFLTRLNKDEPEDKNAYYAFGQQKL, from the coding sequence ATGGACTTAGATTCTGTAGAAAAAACAGAGCATTCATCAATAGGCCCAGTCCAAAAAGCACTACTCATCTTGACAACAGCACTGCAGGGTCAAAATTACTTAGGTGCTTGGTATATCCCGATGCTTTTTAAGCTTGTCCCTCAGAAATTCCATAGAAAATTAGCGTTTAATGTTTTAGCAATCAGCCCTCATTACTACCGACTACATGAAAAGCCAGAAGGGATGTCTCGAGATCAGTTCATTCAATCTGCGCATGAGACGAGTATTAACAGCCGTCAGCTTGTTGCCAGAAAGTATATTCAACCTCATCTAAATACAGACATGCTTGTTCTTGACTATGGTTGTGGTCCAGGGTACCTAGCCAGCGAAGTATCAAAACACTGCCAACAGGTCACGGCTATAGATATCTCAAGCGGTGTAATTGCCTGTGCCAAAGCAATCCATCACAAGTCAAACATTCAATTCAGGGTAATCGAGGCAAATGATCTCTCTTCGATACCTGATTCAAGCCTTGATCTCGTCTATTCTACTGCCGTTATGCTGCATGTGAGGGACGATGTTTGTAGGCAAATTCTATCTGAGTTCATGCGAGTTTTGAAGCCCGAGGGGAAAGCTATTTGTGAATTCCTGACCACTCAGGGACGAAGCACTGACGGTCTGCCAACGAACCATAATGGTTCAGAGCAATCCAGATCTTTATTGAAGAATGTGAAAGAGAAATATAGCCTTCTCGTTGTTCCGCGGCCCTTGTCGCTGATTGAAGAAATTATCACGGGTGTAGGGTTTGAATTTCTTACTCGTCTCAACAAAGATGAACCTGAAGATAAAAATGCTTATTACGCTTTTGGACAGCAGAAGTTATAG
- a CDS encoding methyltransferase domain-containing protein — MTTLLSILGILLALLITAVALYLVTARRYQSSSSVANSYDQWTEDGLLEFYWGEHIHLGHYGSPPRRKAFLQAKADFVHEMVRWGGLEQLPVGTTVLDVGCGIGGSSRILAQDYGFDVTGVTISPQQVQRAQQLTPSGLTATFKVDDAMALSFPDASFDVVWSVEAGPHMPDKDIFARELMRVLKPGGVLVVADWNQRDDRQKPLNFWEKPVMRQLLDQWSHPAFSSIEGFSERLAATGFVEGHVIAADWTAETLPSWLDSIWQGIARPSGLVRFGLSGLIKSTREIPTILLMRLAFGAGLCRFGMFRAVRAQSAEGQEAQARSFSQSTANATLP, encoded by the coding sequence ATGACCACACTGCTCTCTATTCTGGGGATTCTGCTAGCTCTCTTAATCACTGCCGTGGCGCTCTATTTAGTCACGGCTCGTCGGTACCAATCGTCTAGCTCTGTCGCCAACTCATACGACCAATGGACAGAAGATGGGCTACTAGAGTTCTATTGGGGCGAACATATCCATCTCGGACACTATGGTTCACCCCCTCGCCGAAAAGCATTTTTGCAGGCTAAGGCTGACTTTGTGCACGAAATGGTCCGTTGGGGAGGCTTAGAGCAGCTTCCAGTCGGCACCACTGTCTTAGATGTGGGGTGCGGCATCGGCGGCAGTAGCCGAATTTTGGCCCAGGACTATGGCTTTGATGTGACGGGCGTTACCATTAGCCCGCAACAGGTTCAGCGCGCTCAGCAACTAACGCCCTCAGGTCTGACGGCCACATTTAAAGTGGATGACGCGATGGCGCTGTCCTTCCCGGATGCAAGCTTTGATGTGGTTTGGTCTGTGGAGGCGGGGCCACACATGCCTGACAAAGATATTTTTGCAAGAGAACTGATGCGGGTGCTTAAGCCCGGGGGGGTACTTGTGGTTGCGGACTGGAACCAGCGGGATGACCGCCAAAAGCCTCTTAATTTCTGGGAGAAGCCTGTGATGCGGCAGCTTCTCGATCAGTGGTCTCACCCGGCTTTTTCCAGCATTGAGGGCTTCTCTGAACGCTTAGCGGCCACAGGATTTGTCGAAGGACATGTGATTGCTGCGGATTGGACGGCCGAAACGCTGCCTTCTTGGCTTGACTCCATTTGGCAGGGGATTGCTCGTCCCAGCGGACTGGTTCGCTTTGGTCTATCTGGCTTGATTAAATCAACGCGAGAAATCCCGACCATTCTGCTGATGCGCTTGGCATTTGGCGCAGGGCTATGTCGATTTGGAATGTTTCGCGCTGTGCGCGCTCAGAGTGCTGAGGGGCAAGAGGCTCAGGCTCGCTCCTTTTCTCAGTCCACAGCTAACGCAACGCTGCCTTAA